A single window of Streptomyces xanthii DNA harbors:
- the gatA gene encoding Asp-tRNA(Asn)/Glu-tRNA(Gln) amidotransferase subunit GatA encodes MTDTNIIKLTAAEIAAKIASGELTAVEVTEAHLARIEAVDEKVHAFLHVDREGALAQARAVDEKRAKGEKLGPLAGVPLALKDIFTTEGIPTTVGSKILEGWIPPYDATLTKKLKAADVVILGKTNMDEFAMGSSTENSAYGPTGNPWDLTKIPGGSGGGSSAALAAFEAPLAIGTDTGGSIRQPAAVTGTVGVKPTYGGVSRFGMVAFSSSLDQGGPCARTVLDAALLHEAIAGHDPLDSTSIDAPVPPVVEAARNGSVQGMRVGVVKQFRGEGYQAGVVQRFDESVELLKSLGAEIVELDCPSFDLALSAYYLIAPSECSSNLARFDAMRYGLRVGDDGTHSAEEVTALTREAGFGDEVKRRIILGTYALSSGYYDAYYGSAQKVRTLITREFEAAFEQVDVIVSPTTPTTAFAIGERADDPMAMYLADLCTIPTNLAGNAAMSLPCGLAPEDGLPVGLQIIAPAMKDDRLYKVGAAVEAAFVEKWGHPLLEEAPSL; translated from the coding sequence ATGACGGACACGAACATCATCAAGCTCACCGCCGCCGAGATCGCCGCGAAGATCGCTTCCGGCGAGCTCACGGCCGTCGAGGTCACCGAGGCCCACCTGGCCCGGATCGAGGCCGTCGACGAGAAGGTGCACGCCTTCCTGCACGTCGACCGCGAGGGCGCCCTCGCGCAGGCCCGCGCCGTCGACGAGAAGCGCGCCAAGGGCGAGAAGCTCGGCCCGCTGGCCGGCGTCCCGCTCGCGCTGAAGGACATCTTCACCACCGAGGGCATCCCGACCACGGTCGGCTCCAAGATCCTCGAGGGCTGGATCCCGCCGTACGACGCCACGCTCACCAAGAAGCTGAAGGCCGCCGACGTCGTCATCCTCGGCAAGACCAACATGGACGAGTTCGCCATGGGGTCCTCGACGGAGAACAGCGCCTACGGCCCGACCGGCAACCCGTGGGACCTCACCAAGATCCCCGGCGGCTCCGGCGGCGGTTCCTCCGCGGCCCTCGCCGCCTTCGAGGCCCCGCTCGCGATCGGCACGGACACCGGCGGCTCCATCCGCCAGCCCGCCGCCGTCACCGGCACCGTCGGCGTCAAGCCCACCTACGGCGGCGTCTCCCGCTTCGGCATGGTCGCCTTCTCGTCCTCCCTCGACCAGGGCGGCCCCTGTGCCCGTACGGTCCTCGACGCGGCGCTGCTGCACGAGGCCATCGCCGGGCACGACCCGCTCGACTCCACGTCCATCGACGCCCCGGTCCCGCCGGTCGTCGAGGCCGCGCGCAACGGGTCGGTCCAGGGCATGCGCGTCGGTGTCGTCAAGCAGTTCCGCGGCGAGGGCTACCAGGCCGGCGTCGTGCAGCGCTTCGACGAGTCCGTCGAGCTGCTCAAGTCGCTGGGCGCCGAGATCGTCGAGCTGGACTGCCCGTCCTTCGACCTCGCGCTGTCGGCGTACTACCTGATCGCGCCGTCCGAGTGCTCCTCGAACCTCGCCCGGTTCGACGCCATGCGCTACGGCCTGCGGGTCGGCGACGACGGCACGCACTCCGCCGAGGAGGTCACCGCGCTCACCCGCGAGGCCGGCTTCGGCGACGAGGTCAAGCGCCGCATCATCCTCGGCACGTACGCCCTGTCCAGCGGCTACTACGACGCGTACTACGGCAGCGCCCAGAAGGTCCGTACGCTCATCACCCGCGAGTTCGAGGCCGCGTTCGAGCAGGTGGACGTCATCGTCTCGCCGACGACGCCGACCACCGCCTTCGCGATCGGCGAGCGCGCCGACGACCCGATGGCGATGTACCTCGCGGACCTGTGCACCATCCCGACCAACCTGGCCGGCAACGCCGCCATGTCGCTCCCCTGCGGCCTGGCCCCCGAGGACGGGCTGCCGGTCGGCCTGCAGATCATCGCCCCCGCCATGAAGGACGACCGCCTCTACAAGGTGGGCGCCGCCGTCGAGGCCGCCTTCGTGGAAAAGTGGGGCCACCCGCTGCTCGAGGAGGCTCCGTCGCTGTGA
- the gatC gene encoding Asp-tRNA(Asn)/Glu-tRNA(Gln) amidotransferase subunit GatC has translation MPGITREEVAHLARLARLELKPEELDHFAGQLDDIIGAVARVSEVADQDVPPTSHPLPLTNVMRADEVRPSLTPEQALSGAPAQEQQRFKVPQILGED, from the coding sequence ATGCCTGGCATCACGCGCGAGGAGGTCGCCCACCTCGCCCGGCTGGCGCGTCTGGAGCTGAAGCCCGAAGAGCTCGACCACTTCGCCGGCCAGCTCGACGACATCATCGGCGCGGTCGCCCGCGTCAGCGAGGTCGCCGACCAAGACGTCCCGCCGACCTCCCACCCGCTGCCGCTGACGAACGTCATGCGCGCGGACGAGGTCCGTCCGTCGCTCACCCCCGAGCAGGCGCTCTCCGGCGCCCCGGCCCAGGAGCAGCAGCGTTTCAAGGTGCCGCAGATCCTGGGGGAGGACTAA
- a CDS encoding cupin domain-containing protein: MAAHPGGPPGRPGRRPPPPGLTRADPGTRPGPTEGVSTQRITMKDGADGALPHHHERSAETFYVLDGAAEFLSGDQVITGEAGDLIVVPSRTAHAFAAVPGSDAGLLIVITPGVERFAYFRHLQRIALGELSPESILEVQERCDNHFLSSPAWHGRRR, from the coding sequence CTGGCAGCGCACCCCGGCGGCCCTCCCGGCCGCCCCGGGCGACGACCCCCGCCCCCTGGGCTGACCCGCGCCGATCCGGGTACCCGGCCGGGCCCCACCGAAGGAGTGTCCACGCAGCGCATCACGATGAAGGACGGGGCGGACGGGGCGCTCCCGCACCACCACGAGCGCAGCGCCGAGACGTTCTACGTCCTCGACGGCGCCGCCGAGTTCCTGTCGGGGGATCAGGTGATCACCGGTGAGGCCGGCGACCTGATCGTGGTGCCGTCCCGCACCGCGCACGCGTTCGCCGCCGTGCCCGGCTCCGACGCCGGCCTGCTCATCGTGATCACCCCGGGCGTCGAGCGCTTCGCGTACTTCCGCCACCTCCAGCGCATCGCCCTGGGCGAGCTCTCACCCGAGTCGATCCTCGAGGTGCAGGAGCGCTGCGACAACCACTTCCTGTCCAGTCCGGCATGGCACGGACGGCGCCGATAG
- a CDS encoding putative bifunctional diguanylate cyclase/phosphodiesterase, with translation MEPTESAAPDSRLRPHRRVLRAMTRRADGDDSGYGEHGENDRGGLVNWRNWWRGGSTALGAGRNGQAPDSAVPVPATGLTSRTAIGPAGIAPGGSVGAATPARNPLPERADAARTLALPLLPGAVVTLAAVVVGAGIYRAFTGNHALFPSGGTGWSLAVLTGIIVGHLVALGRDRWWGGTGSGAALTLAVLLLYGWVPAAMVSLAVVVLVGAARRHRWRQGVLHGSIDVLGIGASALVLAAFGRVPSVETPWLPDTWTVAAAPEILLAAAGNLLVTRTLLWYVHAPRPSGLPTVARTTLARHGLVAVALLGISPLVCVVAVALPVLLPLFAIPLIALDSTLWIARARAEEQLRDPLTGLPNRQWLLERTWAALDDAERIGARSALMLIDLDRFRSVNDTLGHLAGDRLLLQIADRLREALPRGAEVARLGGDEFAVLLPVADSTTSATRVARGLVATLGSPLDLDGLTLVLEASAGLAVFPDHALDAEGLLRRADVAMYQAKRDRTGVEVYESKRDSNTPDRLGLLGDLRRALDACEVELHYQPKVRFDGQVAGLEALVRWVHPERGKVPPDEFIAIAESSGLMPVLTEYVLETALAQVARWRAQGLRVPVAVNVSPRDVHTPGFAGSVAARLARHGVPAGALQLEITEHVLLEDPQRAADTLAGLTGHGVKMSLDDFGTGYSSLVHLRRLPVSELKIDRSFVARLAVDAEDAEIVRCTVDLAHSLGLLVVAEGVEDDETWERLRDLGCDAVQGWLVAAAMPPDETTAWLRARGARGWQRTPAALPAAPGDDPRPLG, from the coding sequence ATGGAACCGACCGAGAGCGCCGCCCCTGACTCACGCCTGCGCCCGCACCGGAGGGTGCTGCGCGCCATGACACGGCGCGCGGACGGCGACGACAGCGGTTACGGGGAGCACGGGGAGAACGATCGCGGTGGTCTGGTGAACTGGCGCAACTGGTGGCGCGGGGGCTCGACGGCCCTCGGCGCGGGGAGGAACGGACAGGCACCCGACAGTGCCGTCCCGGTACCGGCGACCGGGCTCACGAGCCGGACCGCGATCGGACCGGCCGGCATCGCGCCCGGCGGGTCCGTGGGCGCCGCCACCCCCGCCCGCAACCCCCTGCCCGAACGGGCGGACGCCGCGCGGACCCTCGCCCTGCCCCTGCTGCCCGGCGCCGTCGTGACGCTCGCCGCGGTCGTCGTGGGCGCCGGCATCTACCGGGCCTTCACCGGGAACCACGCGCTCTTCCCCTCCGGCGGCACCGGCTGGTCCCTCGCCGTCCTGACCGGCATCATCGTCGGCCACCTCGTCGCCCTCGGCCGCGACCGCTGGTGGGGCGGCACCGGATCCGGCGCCGCCCTCACCCTCGCCGTACTGCTCCTGTACGGCTGGGTGCCCGCCGCCATGGTCAGCCTCGCCGTCGTCGTGCTCGTCGGCGCGGCCCGCAGACACCGCTGGCGCCAAGGAGTGCTGCACGGCTCGATCGACGTCCTCGGAATCGGCGCGAGCGCCCTCGTGCTCGCCGCGTTCGGCCGCGTGCCGTCCGTCGAGACGCCCTGGCTGCCCGACACATGGACCGTCGCCGCCGCGCCCGAGATCCTCCTCGCCGCCGCCGGGAACCTCCTGGTGACCCGCACCCTCCTCTGGTACGTCCACGCGCCGCGCCCCTCCGGCCTGCCCACGGTCGCCCGCACGACGCTCGCGCGGCACGGCCTCGTCGCCGTCGCCCTGCTCGGCATCTCGCCGCTGGTCTGCGTCGTGGCCGTCGCCCTGCCCGTACTGCTGCCGCTCTTCGCCATCCCGCTCATCGCCCTCGACTCCACCCTGTGGATCGCGCGCGCCCGCGCCGAGGAGCAGCTGCGCGACCCCCTGACCGGCCTGCCGAACCGGCAGTGGCTGCTCGAGCGGACCTGGGCCGCCCTCGACGACGCCGAGCGGATCGGCGCCCGCAGCGCCCTCATGCTGATCGACCTCGACCGGTTCCGTTCGGTCAACGACACCCTCGGGCACCTCGCCGGGGACCGGCTCCTCCTGCAGATCGCCGACCGGCTGCGCGAGGCCCTGCCGCGCGGCGCCGAGGTGGCCCGGCTCGGCGGCGACGAGTTCGCCGTCCTGCTGCCCGTCGCCGACTCCACGACCTCCGCGACCCGCGTCGCCCGCGGCCTCGTCGCCACGCTCGGCTCCCCGCTCGACCTGGACGGGCTGACGCTCGTCCTCGAGGCCAGCGCCGGACTCGCCGTCTTCCCCGACCACGCGCTGGACGCCGAGGGGCTGCTGCGCCGCGCCGACGTCGCCATGTACCAGGCCAAGCGCGACCGTACGGGCGTCGAGGTGTACGAGTCGAAGCGCGACTCCAACACCCCGGACCGGCTCGGACTCCTCGGTGACCTCCGGCGCGCGCTCGACGCCTGCGAGGTCGAGCTGCACTACCAGCCGAAGGTCCGCTTCGACGGCCAGGTCGCCGGCCTGGAGGCGCTCGTGCGCTGGGTGCACCCCGAGCGCGGCAAGGTGCCCCCGGACGAGTTCATCGCCATCGCCGAGTCCTCCGGCCTGATGCCGGTCCTCACCGAGTACGTGCTGGAGACGGCGCTCGCCCAGGTCGCCCGCTGGCGCGCCCAGGGCCTGCGCGTCCCCGTAGCCGTCAACGTGTCGCCGCGCGACGTCCACACGCCAGGCTTCGCCGGATCCGTCGCCGCGCGGCTCGCCCGCCACGGTGTCCCGGCCGGCGCGCTCCAGCTGGAGATCACCGAGCACGTCCTCCTGGAGGACCCGCAGCGGGCCGCCGACACCCTGGCCGGACTCACCGGCCACGGCGTCAAGATGTCCCTCGACGACTTCGGCACCGGCTACTCGTCCCTCGTCCACCTGCGCCGCCTCCCGGTGAGCGAGCTCAAGATCGACCGCTCCTTCGTCGCCCGGCTCGCCGTGGACGCCGAGGACGCGGAGATCGTCCGCTGCACCGTCGACCTCGCCCACTCGCTCGGCCTCCTCGTCGTGGCCGAGGGCGTCGAGGACGACGAGACCTGGGAGCGCCTGCGCGACCTGGGGTGCGACGCGGTGCAGGGCTGGCTGGTCGCCGCCGCGATGCCGCCCGACGAGACGACGGCGTGGCTGCGCGCGCGGGGCGCCAGAGGCTGGCAGCGCACCCCGGCGGCCCTCCCGGCCGCCCCGGGCGACGACCCCCGCCCCCTGGGCTGA
- the ligA gene encoding NAD-dependent DNA ligase LigA, which produces MGQDGEGERVDRVAGGGAVPAAAREEHARLAEQVEEHRFRYYVKDAPVVSDAEFDRLLRALEALEQEHPELRTPDSPTQKVAGDYATEFTSVEHRERMLSLDNAFDDAELAAWAERVARDAGTTDYHLLCELKIDGLAVNLTYEDGRLTRAATRGDGRVGEDITPNVRTIAEIPDRLQGDRIPALVEIRGEVFFPMEEFEGLNARLVEAGDKPFANPRNAAAGSLRQKDPRVTASRPLHMVVHGIGAREGFDIDRLSHAYELLREWGLPTTTHSRVVDDLDGVREYIAHYGENRHSVEHEIDGVVVKLDEIPLQGRLGSTARAPRWAIAWKFPPEEVNTKLVNIRVGVGRTGRVTPYAQVEPVTVAGSEVEFATLHNQEIVKKKGVLIGDTVVIRKAGDVIPEILGPVVDLRDGTEHAFVMPAECPACGTPLRPMKEGDIDLRCPNARTCPAQLRERLFYLAGRQCLDIENFGYVAAAALTGPLEPEQPPLTDEGDLFDLTMDQLLPIRAYVLDQDSGLPKRDPKTGEDKIADVFATKAGEPKKNAVSMLEHIAAAKDRPLARIINGLSIRHVGPVAAAALAREFRSIDRIDQATEEELAATDGVGGIIAASVKQWFAEDWHREILRKWREAGVRMEDEGAGEDEGPRPLEGLTVVVTGTLQNYTRDVAKEALQSRGAKVTGSVSKKTSFVVVGDNPGSKYDKAMQVKVPVLDEDGFAVLLEQGPEAAADVALPAEQPTEE; this is translated from the coding sequence GTGGGGCAGGACGGCGAGGGCGAGCGGGTCGACCGGGTCGCGGGCGGGGGCGCCGTCCCCGCCGCGGCGCGGGAGGAGCACGCCCGGCTCGCGGAGCAGGTCGAGGAGCACCGCTTCCGGTACTACGTGAAGGACGCGCCCGTCGTGTCCGACGCGGAGTTCGACCGGCTGCTGCGCGCCCTGGAGGCGCTGGAGCAGGAGCACCCCGAGCTGCGCACCCCCGACTCGCCGACCCAGAAGGTCGCGGGGGACTACGCGACGGAGTTCACGTCCGTCGAGCACCGCGAGCGCATGCTCTCGCTGGACAACGCGTTCGACGACGCCGAGCTCGCCGCGTGGGCCGAGCGCGTCGCCAGGGACGCCGGCACGACCGACTACCACCTGCTGTGCGAGCTGAAGATCGACGGCCTCGCGGTCAACCTGACGTACGAGGACGGCCGGCTGACCCGCGCCGCCACCCGCGGCGACGGCCGCGTCGGCGAGGACATCACGCCCAACGTCCGCACGATCGCCGAGATCCCAGACCGCCTCCAGGGGGACCGCATCCCCGCCCTCGTGGAGATCCGCGGCGAGGTCTTCTTCCCCATGGAGGAGTTCGAGGGGCTCAACGCCCGCCTGGTGGAGGCTGGCGACAAGCCCTTCGCCAATCCACGCAACGCGGCGGCGGGCTCCCTGCGGCAGAAGGACCCCCGCGTCACCGCCTCCCGTCCGCTGCACATGGTCGTCCACGGCATCGGCGCCCGCGAGGGCTTCGACATCGACCGCCTCTCGCACGCCTACGAGCTGCTGCGCGAGTGGGGCCTGCCCACGACCACGCACAGCAGGGTCGTCGACGACCTCGACGGCGTCCGCGAGTACATCGCGCACTACGGGGAGAACCGCCACTCCGTGGAGCACGAGATCGACGGCGTCGTCGTGAAGCTCGACGAGATCCCGCTCCAGGGCCGGCTCGGCTCCACCGCCCGCGCCCCACGCTGGGCCATCGCCTGGAAGTTCCCGCCCGAAGAGGTCAACACCAAGCTGGTCAACATCCGGGTCGGTGTCGGCCGTACCGGCCGCGTCACCCCGTACGCCCAGGTCGAGCCGGTCACCGTCGCCGGCTCCGAGGTCGAGTTCGCGACGCTGCACAACCAGGAGATCGTCAAGAAGAAGGGGGTGCTCATCGGCGACACGGTCGTCATCCGCAAGGCCGGTGACGTGATCCCCGAGATCCTCGGCCCGGTCGTCGACCTGCGCGACGGCACCGAGCACGCCTTCGTGATGCCCGCCGAGTGCCCCGCCTGCGGCACCCCGCTGCGGCCCATGAAGGAGGGCGACATCGACCTCCGCTGTCCGAACGCGCGCACCTGCCCGGCCCAGCTGCGCGAGCGCCTCTTCTACCTCGCGGGCCGCCAGTGCCTGGACATCGAGAACTTCGGCTACGTGGCCGCGGCCGCGCTCACCGGACCCCTGGAGCCCGAGCAGCCGCCCCTGACCGACGAGGGCGACCTCTTCGACCTCACCATGGACCAGCTGCTGCCCATCCGGGCGTACGTCCTCGACCAGGACAGCGGACTGCCCAAGCGCGACCCGAAGACCGGCGAGGACAAGATCGCCGACGTGTTCGCCACCAAGGCGGGCGAGCCGAAGAAGAACGCGGTCTCGATGCTGGAGCACATCGCCGCCGCCAAGGACCGTCCGCTGGCCCGGATCATCAACGGCCTGTCGATCCGCCACGTAGGCCCCGTCGCCGCCGCCGCGCTCGCCCGCGAGTTCCGCTCCATCGACCGCATCGATCAGGCCACGGAGGAGGAACTCGCCGCGACCGACGGCGTGGGCGGCATCATCGCCGCCTCCGTGAAGCAGTGGTTCGCCGAGGACTGGCACCGCGAGATCCTGCGCAAGTGGCGCGAGGCCGGCGTCCGCATGGAGGACGAAGGCGCAGGTGAGGACGAGGGGCCGCGCCCCCTGGAGGGCCTGACCGTCGTCGTCACCGGCACCCTGCAGAACTACACGCGCGACGTCGCCAAGGAGGCCCTGCAGAGCAGAGGCGCCAAGGTGACCGGCTCGGTGTCCAAGAAGACGTCGTTCGTGGTCGTCGGTGACAATCCGGGGTCCAAGTACGACAAGGCCATGCAGGTGAAGGTGCCGGTCCTGGACGAGGACGGGTTCGCCGTGCTCCTGGAGCAGGGCCCGGAAGCCGCCGCCGACGTGGCACTTCCGGCCGAACAACCGACCGAGGAGTAG
- a CDS encoding methionine synthase has protein sequence MSNESQFPYGGATGVGSLPGGDAREAAKTVTGTFEDFPYLAELPARGPGADMIGRTAGLLVDLYARVEPSGWRIGDRPGRDTKRARSWLGEDLDALEEFTQGYEGPLKVQAVGPWTLAAALELRNGEAALSDPGACRDLAGSLAEGLRTHLADVRRRVPGARVVLQLDEPSLIAVLRGQIKTASEYRTHRAVDRQLVESTLREVMAVQDGGPVIVHSCAPDVPFALLRRAGADAISFDFSLLTQRDDDTLGEAVEGGTRLFAGVVPGVDGPLSDPAGSVMGVRTLWRRLGLNPGSLAESVVVTPSCGLAGASPAYARAVQAHCVRAAKSLADNPE, from the coding sequence GTGAGCAATGAGAGCCAGTTCCCCTACGGAGGCGCCACCGGCGTCGGGTCCCTGCCCGGCGGCGACGCCCGCGAGGCCGCCAAGACCGTCACCGGCACCTTCGAGGACTTCCCGTACCTCGCCGAGCTGCCCGCCCGCGGACCCGGCGCCGACATGATCGGCCGCACCGCGGGCCTGCTCGTGGACCTCTACGCGCGCGTGGAGCCCAGCGGCTGGCGCATCGGGGACCGGCCCGGCCGGGACACCAAGCGCGCCCGGTCCTGGCTCGGCGAGGACCTCGACGCCCTGGAGGAGTTCACCCAGGGCTACGAGGGCCCCCTCAAGGTCCAGGCCGTCGGCCCGTGGACGCTCGCCGCCGCCCTGGAGCTGAGGAACGGCGAGGCCGCGCTCTCCGACCCCGGAGCCTGCCGCGACCTCGCCGGCTCCCTCGCCGAGGGCCTGCGCACCCACCTCGCCGACGTCCGGCGCCGCGTCCCCGGCGCCCGCGTCGTGCTCCAGCTCGACGAGCCGTCCCTCATCGCCGTGCTGCGCGGGCAGATCAAGACCGCCAGCGAGTACCGCACCCACCGCGCCGTCGACCGCCAGCTCGTCGAGTCCACCCTGCGCGAGGTCATGGCGGTCCAGGACGGCGGACCCGTGATCGTCCACTCCTGCGCCCCCGATGTGCCGTTCGCGCTGCTGCGCCGGGCCGGCGCCGACGCGATCTCCTTCGACTTCTCGCTGCTCACCCAGCGTGACGACGACACGCTCGGCGAGGCCGTCGAGGGCGGGACCCGGCTGTTCGCCGGTGTCGTGCCCGGCGTGGACGGCCCGTTGTCGGACCCTGCCGGTAGCGTCATGGGTGTCAGGACGCTGTGGCGCAGGCTGGGGCTGAATCCGGGGTCGCTCGCGGAGTCGGTCGTGGTCACGCCGTCGTGCGGCCTCGCGGGCGCCTCGCCCGCGTACGCCCGCGCGGTGCAGGCCCACTGCGTCCGGGCGGCGAAGTCGCTCGCGGACAACCCAGAGTGA
- a CDS encoding SDR family oxidoreductase, producing the protein MAGMATHVITGAGSGIGAAVARRLHARGDELYLHARDAGRAKELAAEFPGARTLVGDLADPDKLSWAFSHQSLPDRIDSLLHIAGVVDLGKVGELTPKAWRHQLNVNLIAPAELTRHFLPQLRLAQGHVLFVNSGAGLNAHAEWSAYAASKHGLKALADSLRHEEHPNGVRVTSVYPGRTASPMQAKVHQQEGKEYDASRWIDPESVATTIVMALDLPRDAEVNDLTVRPGR; encoded by the coding sequence ATGGCGGGCATGGCAACTCATGTGATCACCGGCGCCGGTTCCGGCATCGGCGCCGCCGTCGCCCGCCGCCTGCACGCGCGCGGGGACGAGCTCTACCTCCACGCGCGCGACGCGGGCCGCGCCAAGGAACTCGCCGCCGAGTTCCCCGGCGCCCGGACCCTGGTGGGCGACCTCGCCGACCCCGACAAGCTGTCCTGGGCGTTCTCCCACCAGTCGCTGCCCGACCGCATCGACTCGCTGCTGCACATCGCCGGCGTCGTCGACCTCGGCAAGGTCGGCGAGCTCACCCCCAAGGCCTGGCGCCACCAGCTCAACGTGAACCTGATCGCGCCGGCCGAGCTGACCCGCCACTTCCTGCCCCAACTCCGCCTCGCCCAGGGCCACGTGCTCTTCGTGAACTCCGGCGCGGGCCTGAACGCCCACGCCGAATGGTCCGCGTACGCCGCCTCCAAGCACGGCCTGAAGGCCCTCGCCGACTCCCTGCGCCACGAGGAGCACCCCAACGGGGTCCGCGTCACCTCCGTCTACCCGGGCCGCACCGCCAGCCCCATGCAGGCGAAGGTGCACCAGCAGGAGGGCAAGGAGTACGACGCCTCCCGCTGGATCGACCCCGAGTCCGTCGCGACGACGATCGTCATGGCCCTCGACCTGCCCCGCGACGCGGAGGTCAACGACCTGACGGTGCGCCCGGGCCGCTGA
- a CDS encoding LOG family protein has product MNICVFLSAADLDARYTRPAREFAELLGKGGHTLVWGGSESGLMKVVADGVAEAGGRLLGVSVDFLAAKARAVTAPDEMVVAKDLAERKALLLEKADAVVIMVGGTGTLDEATEILELKKHGKTDKPVVLLNSEGFYDGLKEQFRRMEDEGFLPVPLTDLVFFAEEPVGALAYLEESRGIE; this is encoded by the coding sequence ATGAACATCTGTGTCTTCCTCTCCGCCGCCGACCTCGACGCCCGCTACACCCGCCCCGCCCGAGAGTTCGCCGAGCTGCTCGGCAAGGGCGGCCACACCCTGGTGTGGGGCGGTTCCGAGAGCGGGCTCATGAAGGTCGTCGCCGACGGGGTCGCGGAGGCCGGAGGACGGCTCCTGGGGGTGTCCGTCGACTTCCTCGCCGCCAAGGCGCGCGCCGTCACCGCGCCCGACGAGATGGTCGTCGCCAAGGACCTCGCCGAGCGCAAGGCGCTCCTCCTGGAGAAGGCCGACGCCGTCGTCATCATGGTGGGCGGTACGGGAACGCTCGACGAGGCCACGGAGATTCTCGAGCTGAAGAAGCACGGGAAGACCGACAAGCCGGTGGTGCTGCTCAACTCCGAGGGCTTCTACGACGGCCTGAAGGAGCAGTTCCGCCGCATGGAGGACGAGGGCTTCCTGCCGGTCCCGCTCACCGACCTGGTCTTCTTCGCCGAGGAGCCCGTCGGCGCGCTCGCCTACCTGGAGGAGTCCCGCGGCATCGAGTAG
- a CDS encoding DUF427 domain-containing protein — MTSETPGHNERTGHTITVRQGSEHVRVVHEGQVLAESSRPMVLRETGCPVRYYLPREDVRTDLLTPSDTTTYCPFKGTASYWSLPGAADLVWSYPDPKPEVAAIKDHLCFYATELA, encoded by the coding sequence ATGACGTCAGAAACCCCAGGGCACAACGAGCGCACCGGGCACACCATCACGGTGCGGCAGGGCTCCGAGCACGTTCGCGTCGTCCACGAGGGGCAGGTGCTCGCCGAGAGCAGCCGCCCTATGGTGCTGCGCGAGACCGGCTGTCCCGTCCGCTACTACCTCCCCCGTGAGGACGTCCGCACGGACCTCCTGACGCCCTCCGACACGACGACGTACTGCCCCTTCAAGGGAACGGCCTCCTACTGGTCGCTCCCCGGCGCCGCCGACCTGGTCTGGTCGTACCCGGACCCGAAGCCCGAAGTGGCCGCCATCAAGGACCACTTGTGCTTCTACGCGACCGAACTCGCCTGA